A section of the Pseudomonas fluorescens genome encodes:
- a CDS encoding MazG-like family protein: MNLEHLTERMHRIRDNNDWKQFHSPKNLAMAASVEMAELVEIFQWLSEDQSRQLPADKLAHAGQEVGDIVLYLLLLCGELGLDMNQVVSAKLADNERRFIHE, translated from the coding sequence ATGAATCTCGAACACCTCACCGAACGCATGCATCGCATCCGCGATAACAACGACTGGAAACAGTTCCACAGCCCGAAAAACCTGGCCATGGCCGCCAGTGTCGAGATGGCCGAACTGGTGGAAATCTTCCAGTGGCTGAGCGAAGACCAGTCTCGCCAGTTGCCCGCCGACAAACTTGCCCACGCCGGGCAGGAAGTGGGGGATATCGTGCTCTATCTGCTGTTGCTATGCGGCGAGCTGGGCCTGGACATGAACCAGGTGGTCAGCGCCAAGCTGGCTGACAACGAACGGCGGTTTATCCATGAGTGA
- a CDS encoding methyltransferase — MSDRHFDQLATRFAEKIYGGAKGAIRLAVLQADLAEALPDRPLRVLDIGAGLGHMSLWLAERGHHVTLAEPAEPMLEGARQRFAEAGQDATFIQAPWQDLLGQLTEPYDLVLCHAVLEWLAEPHGILPVLHQLTASGGWLSLAFYNRDALIYRNLLKGHFRKMRKNDMAGEKQSLTPQQPLDPRELAAQLDGLWQVESQSGVRVFHDYMPVEFQARADLQDVLEMELAHRRHPSFAGLGRYLHWICRPV, encoded by the coding sequence ATGAGTGATCGTCATTTCGACCAGTTGGCCACGCGCTTTGCCGAGAAGATCTACGGCGGTGCCAAGGGCGCGATTCGCCTGGCCGTGCTGCAGGCCGACTTGGCCGAGGCGTTGCCGGATCGCCCCTTGCGTGTGCTGGATATCGGCGCCGGCCTGGGCCATATGTCGTTGTGGCTGGCCGAGCGCGGGCATCACGTCACCTTGGCCGAGCCCGCCGAGCCGATGCTCGAAGGCGCGCGCCAGCGTTTCGCCGAGGCGGGACAGGATGCAACCTTCATCCAGGCGCCATGGCAGGACCTGCTGGGCCAGCTTACCGAGCCCTACGATCTGGTGCTGTGCCACGCCGTGCTGGAATGGCTGGCCGAGCCCCATGGGATCCTGCCGGTGCTGCACCAGTTGACGGCGTCGGGTGGTTGGCTGTCCCTGGCGTTCTATAACCGCGATGCGCTGATTTACCGCAACTTGCTCAAGGGCCACTTTCGCAAGATGCGCAAGAACGACATGGCCGGCGAAAAGCAGAGCCTGACCCCGCAACAACCCCTGGACCCACGGGAACTGGCGGCGCAACTTGATGGCCTGTGGCAGGTCGAAAGCCAGAGCGGGGTGCGGGTTTTCCATGACTATATGCCGGTGGAATTCCAGGCCCGCGCCGACTTACAGGACGTGTTGGAGATGGAGCTCGCTCACCGTCGTCACCCAAGCTTTGCCGGACTTGGGCGTTATTTGCACTGGATCTGCCGTCCGGTTTAA
- a CDS encoding DUF4136 domain-containing protein yields MKRCGGLILLCLGLGACSSNNPYVAASKPMPPAPAQAANTFDASAYPAPVRDYGAYRNWAWRNGQLPAGSAWADPAQIADAVSGALDQRGLRPVHDQRAPDLLVSADVHLEKRLRQVQDDYGYGYGGYGGYNRYGNSYGMYNSVPIVRTYEVQVVVVRVNLFDARTGQPVWSASAETGSQGSLSERGDALRQAVQKAMTAYPPS; encoded by the coding sequence ATGAAACGCTGTGGTGGATTGATTCTGCTGTGCCTGGGGCTGGGTGCCTGCTCCAGCAACAACCCTTATGTGGCGGCTTCCAAACCCATGCCGCCGGCGCCTGCCCAGGCGGCCAACACCTTTGATGCCAGCGCCTACCCGGCCCCGGTGCGTGACTATGGCGCGTACCGCAACTGGGCCTGGCGCAACGGCCAGTTGCCGGCGGGCTCGGCCTGGGCTGACCCGGCACAGATCGCCGACGCCGTCAGCGGTGCCCTCGACCAGCGCGGCCTGCGCCCGGTGCATGACCAGCGTGCGCCGGACTTGCTGGTCAGCGCCGATGTGCATCTGGAGAAGCGCCTGCGCCAGGTGCAGGACGATTATGGCTATGGTTACGGTGGCTACGGTGGCTACAACCGCTACGGCAACAGTTACGGCATGTACAACTCGGTGCCGATCGTGCGCACCTATGAAGTGCAGGTCGTGGTGGTGCGCGTCAACCTGTTCGATGCCCGCACGGGCCAGCCGGTATGGAGCGCCAGCGCCGAAACGGGCAGCCAGGGCAGCCTGAGTGAACGCGGCGATGCCTTGCGCCAGGCTGTGCAGAAGGCGATGACGGCGTATCCTCCGAGTTAA
- a CDS encoding DUF4136 domain-containing protein, translating to MLRRIALLAFVVLLGGCQTSQVNHDFDASRDFGAYRSWAWKDPALQYRPDDPRIKSDLTEQRIRQAVADQLDQRGLRPAASGAKADVNVQAYLIVEDRQQQVTTNYGGAWGGPWNGYWGAPMYNETRNITYKVATIQIDLLDGKDGKLVWRGSDEQMMSSSPNPQDRSAAIRATVTKVLSNYPPR from the coding sequence ATGTTGCGTCGTATCGCTTTGCTTGCTTTTGTCGTGCTGCTGGGCGGTTGCCAGACCAGCCAGGTCAACCATGATTTTGATGCCAGTCGCGACTTTGGTGCCTACCGCAGTTGGGCCTGGAAAGACCCGGCGTTGCAGTACCGCCCCGACGATCCGCGGATCAAGAGCGACCTTACCGAACAGCGCATCCGCCAAGCGGTGGCCGACCAGCTCGACCAGCGCGGCTTGCGCCCGGCAGCCAGTGGGGCCAAGGCTGACGTGAACGTGCAGGCCTACCTGATCGTCGAAGACCGCCAGCAGCAAGTCACCACCAACTACGGCGGCGCCTGGGGCGGCCCGTGGAATGGCTATTGGGGGGCGCCGATGTACAACGAAACCCGCAACATCACCTACAAGGTCGCCACCATCCAGATCGACCTGCTCGACGGTAAGGACGGCAAGCTGGTGTGGCGCGGCAGCGACGAGCAGATGATGAGCAGCTCGCCCAACCCACAGGACCGCAGCGCGGCGATCCGGGCGACAGTGACCAAGGTGCTATCCAACTACCCGCCACGGTAA
- a CDS encoding pilus assembly protein TadG-related protein, producing the protein MSPRLRSGQRGAIGLVFAGTLALALVFLLLVVDSGRLYLEKRKLQAVADTAALEAANRGGQCSGSTTAVDYAKQNATRNGFTVVANDPSRALAVTCGTLLTNALNTRVFTADATKNDAIRVVASRTVSTGIANGVWKLFSGTYNANTTLTATAVAALAPPVAQLTIRSSLLTISSAQSDILNKTIGGLLGGSLSLTAVGWQGLVNTNVNLLSYLDQLAIQANVAAGDYTTLLNTAVSATQLIDAAVKVLQANGSAVAATITNVLAIEAIAPNTKVLKLGDLLNVATGTPTAALNTDVQLFQLLQGVVQLSNGNSLVKADFQLSVPLIATFSVKTKVMEPPQLSAIGNPALAKAGLLAGTNQISVRTAQVRTLISVDAPILRTVSSVLSGLSALTDPVTKVVKGLLNLDLAAIVNALLCALSCEYTSVDIASKLDIYIEAASGESHVTDFTCATPATKTLTAQATSSLATLAVGNIDPAKAFSSSVAVDVQPIRLIDIGTQHCTLLVGCDPRKANVGGGFLLMAQSAVGQRTESLFYSPVAEMNLPPTYKSISSINIINSLGTTLNGLQVTYAPPPAPAVPNGALAGVATLLATITTTLVGLVQGLLSPLLDPIVNTLLSALGISLGNAEVGANLTCHMGRAYLVI; encoded by the coding sequence ATGTCTCCCCGACTTCGTTCTGGCCAACGTGGCGCAATCGGTCTGGTGTTTGCCGGTACCCTGGCATTGGCTCTGGTGTTTCTGTTGCTGGTGGTCGATAGCGGTCGCCTGTATCTGGAAAAACGCAAACTGCAGGCCGTCGCCGACACCGCGGCCCTGGAGGCCGCCAATCGCGGCGGGCAGTGTTCCGGCAGCACCACCGCCGTCGATTACGCCAAGCAGAATGCCACTCGCAATGGCTTCACCGTGGTCGCCAACGACCCCAGCCGCGCGCTGGCGGTGACATGCGGGACGTTATTGACCAATGCCCTCAACACCCGCGTCTTCACCGCCGACGCCACCAAGAATGATGCGATTCGCGTTGTGGCCAGCCGCACGGTCTCCACGGGTATCGCCAATGGGGTGTGGAAGCTGTTCAGTGGCACGTACAACGCCAATACGACATTGACCGCGACAGCGGTGGCGGCATTGGCGCCGCCGGTGGCGCAGCTGACGATTCGCAGTTCGTTGCTGACGATTAGTTCGGCTCAGTCAGACATTTTGAACAAAACCATCGGTGGCCTGCTCGGTGGTAGCCTTTCCCTGACTGCCGTGGGTTGGCAGGGCCTGGTCAACACCAATGTGAACCTGCTCAGTTACCTGGACCAGTTGGCCATTCAAGCGAATGTGGCAGCGGGTGACTATACGACGCTGCTCAACACCGCCGTGTCGGCGACTCAATTGATCGACGCAGCGGTCAAGGTTTTGCAAGCCAACGGCTCGGCGGTAGCTGCGACGATCACCAATGTGCTGGCCATTGAGGCTATTGCTCCGAATACAAAAGTGCTCAAGCTAGGTGACCTTTTAAATGTCGCGACAGGTACGCCAACGGCCGCTTTGAACACGGATGTGCAGTTGTTCCAGCTGCTACAGGGCGTAGTCCAGCTTTCCAATGGCAACAGCCTGGTGAAGGCCGATTTTCAGTTGAGCGTGCCACTGATCGCTACCTTCTCAGTCAAAACCAAAGTCATGGAGCCGCCACAGCTTTCCGCCATCGGCAACCCGGCCCTGGCCAAGGCCGGGTTGCTCGCGGGGACCAATCAGATTTCCGTGCGGACTGCGCAAGTGCGTACGTTGATATCGGTGGATGCGCCGATATTGAGGACGGTTTCTTCTGTGCTATCGGGGCTGTCAGCCTTGACCGACCCAGTGACCAAGGTGGTGAAGGGGCTTTTGAATCTGGATCTGGCGGCTATTGTGAATGCGCTTTTATGTGCCTTGAGTTGTGAGTACACGAGCGTTGATATTGCCAGCAAGCTGGATATCTACATCGAGGCTGCCAGTGGCGAAAGTCATGTCACCGATTTCACCTGTGCAACGCCCGCCACCAAGACACTGACCGCGCAAGCCACCAGTTCATTGGCTACCCTGGCAGTCGGCAACATTGACCCGGCCAAGGCGTTTTCCTCATCGGTAGCGGTTGATGTCCAGCCGATACGCCTGATTGATATCGGGACCCAGCATTGCACGTTGCTGGTGGGCTGCGACCCACGCAAGGCCAACGTCGGCGGCGGATTTTTGCTGATGGCTCAGTCGGCCGTGGGGCAGAGAACGGAAAGCCTGTTTTATTCACCGGTGGCAGAAATGAACCTGCCGCCGACCTATAAAAGTATTTCCAGTATCAACATCATCAACAGCCTGGGTACCACGTTGAACGGGCTTCAGGTGACCTATGCACCGCCTCCTGCCCCGGCTGTTCCGAATGGCGCCCTGGCGGGTGTCGCGACACTCCTGGCAACGATCACCACGACCCTTGTCGGGCTCGTTCAAGGGCTCTTGTCGCCGCTGCTGGACCCCATCGTCAATACCCTACTGAGTGCCTTGGGCATAAGCCTGGGCAATGCTGAAGTCGGCGCCAACCTCACGTGCCATATGGGCCGCGCCTACCTAGTCATCTAA